From uncultured Desulfobacter sp.:
TGAAAGCCTGCTCCAGGTTATGAAGTTGTGCCGGATCAAGGCACATGTCCTGCTCTTTAGCCGATATCTTTTTTTTCATATTCTCATTTGATGCCTAAAAATTCAAAAATGTATTTAGCTGCCGTGAAAATTATAATACCGGTCAGCATTCCTTTGATGGCCTTGGCTGGAACAAATTTTTGACATCGGGCACCAAGGTACATGCCTGCCATTCCGCCGATCCCGAACAAAAGGCCCAATATCCAGTCAGGAGCGATAGATAGGTTTGGGTGAAGAAAGGCAATGGCCTGATAAAAAAGAACACCGGCAACCGACGTTACAAAAGTTCCCATGAGGGCGGCTCCGGCCACGATATAAACCGGTAACCCGAAGAATGTCACAAAAAATGGTGCGATGATAGAGCCGCCACCGATGCCATAAATCCCACCGACAATACCCACAACGAAACTCAGGATAAAAATACCCCATAACGAAACGTCAAAGGATTCATCATAAAAGTTGAACCCCAATCGCCTTAAATTGAAATGCGTCACCATTGCGGTCTTATGAGTTTTACGATCACGATTTTTCACCATTTCTTGAAACCGCTTTTCGCATGCGGGTTTCGAACTGCCACCGGAGCTTTTATTCAGCAGGTCCCTTGCCATTTTAGAACCGATATACAGCAAAACACCGGCTGTAAAAAGCTTAAAATTCATAGGGTCCGGCAAATAGGCCACCCGAATTATTGCCCCGATAAAAACGCCAGGTAGGGTGCCAACGATCACGATCCAGGTTAAAGGCCATACCATTCTTCCTTCCCGCCAGTATCTATAGACTCCGCTTGGGATCGCCACAATATTGAACACTTGATTGGTAGCGCTGACCGAAGGATTGGTATACCCGAGGAATGACATTTGATACGGTAGCAGCAAAAAAGCTCCGGAAACTCCGCCCATTGAGGTGAAAAAAGAAATTATGAATGCCACTAAAGGTGGAATCCAAAGTGCAACTTCTATATTGGCAGTCGAAAAAAACATAAGGTTTCCTCCACGCAACAAGATACTTTTATTTATTGACACGAAACAATATTTTTTAGTGATAGTAAGTTCAATGAAATTTTGTGTCAACAAATTTGATCATATTCAATAAAAACAAGACCCAATCTGA
This genomic window contains:
- a CDS encoding sulfite exporter TauE/SafE family protein yields the protein MFFSTANIEVALWIPPLVAFIISFFTSMGGVSGAFLLLPYQMSFLGYTNPSVSATNQVFNIVAIPSGVYRYWREGRMVWPLTWIVIVGTLPGVFIGAIIRVAYLPDPMNFKLFTAGVLLYIGSKMARDLLNKSSGGSSKPACEKRFQEMVKNRDRKTHKTAMVTHFNLRRLGFNFYDESFDVSLWGIFILSFVVGIVGGIYGIGGGSIIAPFFVTFFGLPVYIVAGAALMGTFVTSVAGVLFYQAIAFLHPNLSIAPDWILGLLFGIGGMAGMYLGARCQKFVPAKAIKGMLTGIIIFTAAKYIFEFLGIK